GACGGGCTCGGTCCTCCGCGTGCTCCGTCCCCCGGTAGGTGGTGGGGCCACAGCCGTTGGAAGGGCGATCAGGCACACGCGATCGTAGAGAAATATTCCGGGTAAGGACCATGACGGGGACGGCTGAGCCGGTGGGTCCGGCGGGAACGGATCGGGCCACCACGGAGGTGGCTCGGGTGATGACGAGGGAGTTCGCCGAGGACATCCTCGGCCCGCTCGTGCTCGGCCGACATGGGTCGGTCGGGGACGTCGCGATAGCCGTCATCCACCGCGCACGGGAAGGGCGCGTCACGGTTCGGTATTCGTTCGACTCGGATCACGTCGTATACGGGAAGCTCTACACGAGGGGCTCGGGATCCCACGCTTGCGGAATCCTCCGCGAGCTATGGGGGGACGGATTCGGGGAGGAATCGAGCTATCGCGTGCCCGAGCCGATCGCGTACCTGCCTCACCCGGAGTTCTTGCTCACGAAGGCCGTCCCTGGAACGCCCCTCGTTGAACGCATCGATAACAACGACGTCGACGGACTGACTCGCGGCTCGCGGGAGGCCGCCCGTTGGCTCGTCCGGCTCCACCGCCATCCAATCCGCGTCGGCAAACGAGAGCCCCTCTGGGAATCCGCCCGCATGACCGGAATCCTAAAGAGGCTCACCCGGTCCGCCACCGCCGCGCCGGACGCGAAGGAGCCACTGTGGCGGCTCGTCGAGTCGCTCCTGGAGGAGGCCAAGACGGGGTTGCGGGAACGGGAGCCCGTCCAAATCCACGCGCGGTTCCATCCGGAACACGCCTTCAACGCGGGCTCGGTCACCTCGCTCATCGATTTCGATGAGAGCGTCCCCTCGGATCCGGCGAGGGACCTGGCGGAGTTCCTGACCATGATGCGGATGAGGAAATTTCGGAACGCGGGTTCGGTCTCGTCCCTCGACGCTCCGACCCGCGCATTCCTCGACGAGTACCTCTCCCTCCTCCCGCAAAACGGGGCGAACCTCAGGATCCACTGGGGCGGGCGGCTGCTCGTGAGCGTCCTCCACCTCGTGTCGGAATGCAAGGACGACCCGGAAGCTCTCGCACGGGCTATCGAGTTCGGTTCCGAGGAGCTCGACCGCGTGATGTCGGGTGAATTCCTTCCCGGCGGGTACGATCCGGTCTAGACCGACTCGTCAGGATGGGTGCGGGCCCACGACCGGTGGTGCGGTCGATCAAGACGCGTACCTGCGCCGGACGATCGTCGACGCGGTGGGTTCTGGGCCTCGACCAGTCCGACGCCCACTCGGTCCACTCTTCGCTTCGCTCCCTAGCACGCGGCCCGGTGACAGCGTGCACCCTGTTCGGATTCGGGCCGATGCGGGGAGCTTCGGGGTGTAGCCCACCACCGAGGTCGCCCATCCGAATATTTGCGTTCGCAAACAATTTACCTTAGCATCGACATGGACCGAGCCGAGGAACTGCATGAGACCGAAGAAATCATCACGCGCCGCCCACGTTGAGGAATGGGGCAAACTCTCCGTCGCCGAACGTGCGGCATGGATCAATCTCCTGCGGGTCCATCGCTCCGTCACCGATCGGCTGAACTCGGTGCTAGCAAGAAATCATGGTCTCACACTCGCGGAGTGGGATGCCCTCGTCCACCTCGCCGGCGCCAAAGAGGGAATCCGGATGGGGGACCTCGCGGAACGAATCCTGCTTTCCCCGAGCGGGATGACGCGGATGATTGACCGCCTCGAGGCCAAAGGGCTCGTCGAGCGTCGAACGGGCAAGACAGATGCACGAGAGGCCTTGGTCGGGGTTACCGGCGGCGGGCTCAATCTGCTGGCCGAAGCAGCTCCGACGCACAATCGGGCCCTGGAGACCCACTTCCTTCGGGTGTTGACTCCTGCGGAAGTCCGTCGCCTCGCAGCGCTTCTAACGAAGGTCGCAGACAGCATCGAGTCGGCCGGAGGCAAGGAACCGAGGTGATGGTTGCTTGCGCAAACAACTTAATATATAGGCGACGCCATGCCCTTGCCATGTTCCCGAACAGGGTACACGAAGCGGAAAGGGAGTTGCGACGAGCAGTTGCGAGCGCTCTGCGGACGGCGGCGAAGGACCCGGAACTGGCGGCTTACATCCGGACCGAACTCCGCGGCGACGCCTCGCGGATCGCGGTTCTCGGCTCCCGGGCGGCTCCGCGCGCCCGCGTGAGGTACTGGCTCAACGGCTTCCGAGGGTTTGCGGTCCTCGACCTCCGGGCTGAGCGCACGACTTAGGAGACATGGTACCATGGCCGAAACCAAGACGATCCTCGTTGCCGGAGCGACGGGACAACAGGGAGGCGCCGTGGCTAGGAGCCTGGTGGGTCGGGGACATGAAGTCCGGGGCCTGACTCGGAAGGCGGACAAAATCAAGGACCTCAGTGCGATCGGAGTGGAAGGAATCCGGGGCGACCTCGCCGACGGTGGGAGTATTCAAGCGGCTCTCCGCGGCGCGGACGGCTTTTTCATCGTGACCACGCCGTTTGGCGAGGACTTTTCCGTGGACACGTCGAGGGAGGCTCGCCTGGGGGCCGCGGCGGTGGATGCGGCGAAGGCTGCCGCGGTCCCCCATGTGGTCCTGTCCTCCGTGGCGTCCGCGGACGAGGACACCGGCATCCCCCACTTTGAGTCGAAAGCTCGAGAGGAGCAATACCTGAAGGGCTCAGGCCTTCGGTACACGATCGCACGGCCCGTCTCCTTCATGTCGAACTTCACGAGCCCCTGGATGCCCTGGATGGCCTCCGCCATGCGAACGGGAATCGTGGCGTTGCCGATGCCCCCGGAAATGCGCCAGCAGATAGTGGCCGTCAGGGACATCGGGGAGATCGTGGCCCGGGCCTTCGAGAGGCCGGATGCGGCGGCCGGGAAGACCGTGGAGCTGGCGGGGGATACGTTGACGAATGCCGACCTCGCCAGCCGGCTCTCCAGGAAGCTCGGGCGTCCGGTCGAGTACGTCGAACTGACCGACGAGGAAGCGATGCAGGGAACGGGCGGGGACCTCATCCCGCTCTACGCGTGGTTTAGGACGAAGGGCTTCCACGTCGACATCGACGCCCTCGAGAAGGCGTGGGGTTACCGGATGACTCGCTTCGACGAGTACTTAGCCACCTTCGACCTGGTGCCTGGGGCTGGTGGCATCCCTTCGCCCGTCGCGGGAGGCGCTTGAACGTGGCAGCGGGCATGGCCCACCAGGTAGTCCAGGCCGTGTACGACGGCCTTTCGCCGCTGAGGATCAGGAACCTTCGGATCTACCTCACGGGGCAGGTCGTCTCTCTCATCGGCGTATTCATGCAGCAGACGGCGCAGGGCTGGGTCGTGTGGGAACTCACCCGGTCTGGAGCGGCCCTGGGGATCGCGGCGATGCTGGGCCTCTTCCCCCTGCTCGTCCTCGGCCCATGGACCGGGGTGTGGGCGGACCGACTCGACCGTCGCCGGCTCCTCCTGGCCACTCAGGGCACCGCGATGCTCCTTGCCTTCGCCTTCGCACTCCTCGTGCAGGCCGAATTGATTGCCCTGTGGCACGTCTACGCCCTCGCCCTGCTCCTCGGGATCGTGACGGCGTTTGACTTCCCCGCGCAGCAAGCCTTCGTCGGGGACCTCTCGGGCATGGAGCTGGTCCGGAGGGCGGTCGTGACGAATGCGATGATTGTCCAGGTCAGCCGGACACTCGGCCCCGCCCTTGCGGGCTTAGTCATCGCGGAGATGGGGGTCGCGTCTGCATTCTGGATCAACGGGGTGACGTTCCTAGCGGTAATCGGCAGCCTTCTGGCGGTCGCCGGGAACCAGGTGCGGCGCCCGTCGACCGGAAGCTCGTTGGGCGAATTCTGGGAAGGCGTTCGGTTCATCCGGTCCGAGCCCCGTGCTCAAGACCTGCTCCTCCTGACCGGTTGCGTCGCCTTCTTCGCCATGTCCACCATCTTCGTGTTCCCCGTGGTAGCGACGGACGTGCTCCGAAGCGGCCCCGAGGTCCTCGGCTACCTCGTGGGCGCGTCGGGTGCGGGCGCCCTCTTCGGGTCCCTCGTCGCTACGCCTCTCGCACAGGCCGCGCGACGAACCGGGCTCGTCCTTGGCACCTCAGCCGCATGGACAGGGGCGTGGCTCACCGGGTTCTCCCTGTGGGCTTGGTTCCCGTTCTCGCTGCTCGCGATCTTCTGCATGAGCGTCCTCGTTCCTGTAGTCCTGACCTCCTCGGCCGGGCTCCTCCAAGTCCTGTCGCCACCTGAGATGCGCGCCCGCATCCTGAGCGTGCTCCTGATGGTGAGCTTCGGGGCGACGCCGATTGCGTCCGTCCTGACCGGGATCGCGGTGGATGCATTCGGAGTGATGGCGGCCCTTCGGATCAACGGCGTCGCCTTGGTTTTTGCTGCTCTTCTCCTGCTGGGGGGCCGTCGCAGCTTCCGCGGATGGTCCATCGAGCGCCGGTCCGTGCCGCAAAGCGCCCCAAGGCGGCGATGGGAGGTATCGTGATGTCGATACCGATGGTTGGTAACCGGCGCGGGCTGGCGATCGCCGGCACTCTCGCCGGGGTCGCGCTAATCGGCGAGTTCGTCTTCTTCGGACTGAGTGGCTTTCCTGGAAGCGGCTTCAATGACCCGGCGGTCGCGCTGCCGTATCTCGAGAAGGGCGGCGCATTGCTCCGGGTCGCGGTGCTCTTCGGCGCGAGCGGGGTCGGTCTCTGGACCGTCTTCGCGATCGGCTTGGCGGCGCGACTCCAACAGCGCACGCCGGGGCGCGCGCTTGCGTCGCTGTATCTCACGCTGCTCGGCAACGCAGGCGACGGTCTCGTCGCGCTGACCTTCTTTGTCGGCAGCACGATCTTCAGTCAGCTCGCCTCTGCCGATCCAGCTGCGGCCGTGAGCGCATGGCCCGCGTTCGCCGCGGTGACGGCGGGCTTTCAAGTCTTCGGCAACTTCTTCCTGGGGCTCTCGCTGCTCGCCGCCGGATCGGCCATGTGGTCCAGCAAGGCGCTCTCGCGCGCGCTCGGCGCCCTCGGGATCGTGACTGGGATCGTCACGCTCACGGGCGTACTGGCTGTTGCTACCGCCTATCTCGTCGCAATCTTGCTCGCGGTCGTCTTCCGGCTCTGGGCGGGGGTTGCCCTGCTGCGCAGCGAGGTGCCTCAAGAAGCCTCGGTCCAACGGTGATGACAGCCAGACTCGACCGCGTCCGTCGGCGCCTTGATGCAGTCCGAGTCAGTTCCGGCGGAGAAGGGCACATCGTCATCCTCTTTTTCATGCACGCCTCCCAAAGATCGAAAGAATAGGACAATCCTTCCAGACGTACGCGGGCTAGCATGCTCTTCCATCAGCCGTCGTCTTGACAGTACACCTCTGCCCGGAATTCCTCGGAGAAACGCGGCGGTTGGGAGCGGGCTGGATCGGAAGAGATTCTGTACCCGTGGCTGCCGTTGCGCATGAACACCGCGAATCGTCCGGTCTCCAGGCGAAGATAAGGGAGGTTTCCGTACCCGAAACCACCGCCCGAGTGGCCCCAAACAAGTCCGCAGGCCAGCGACTGTGCCATGATCCCCAACCCGTACGCTTCAGGAGCGGGCGGATCATCCGGGACGACATACATCATCTGGTGTAGCTGCCTCTCGGGAAGCAGCGTTCGCTCGACGAGCAAAGCCCGAAAGAACCGGGCAAGATCGGGAGCCGTGGAGAGCATCGCACCGTCCCCTCGCCCGAAGAAGACGTTGCTGCATTCGCGCCAGCCGTCGGGCCCTCGCTCGTATCCCCGGATATACGGTTCGGGCAGACTCAGATCCTCTTCGGGCGGATAGAAGGTGTGTCTGAGTTGAAGGGGCCGTAAAATCCGGCGATCGAATTCCTCGGCGAGCGGATGGCCAGTGATTCGCTCGACGACGAGTTCCAAGATGCAGAAGTTCGTGTTGCAGTATGAGTACTTGCTCCCGGGAGGGAAGATGGCAGGGTGCTTGGTGCCAAGGTGGATCGCGTGGCGGAGGCTCACCGGTGTTCGATGCGCCTCCAAGTTTCCGAGCAAGCTTGGGTCGTCCTCAAAGTCGAATAGCCCACTGCGCATTCGCATCAGGTGTTCGATGGTCAAGGAGTCAGCCTTGGGGATCGGAAGGTCGGGCAAACAGTCCGCAAGAGCGTCGCTTAGCGCGACTCTCCCCTCGTCGACCAACTGCAGCGCCACCACGGCGGTAAAGACCTTTGTCGTGCTGCCGATCCGATAGAGGCTGTCAGGGGTCATCCGGCGCTGCGACATGAGGTCCGCATATCCAGCGGTGTAGAACTGCGCGCGACCATCGGCATCCTCGACGTAGACGAAGGCGCCGGGCAGGCCGGCGCCAACCAGTTGGTTGAGCTCAATCTGGATTGGATGCATGGGTGCTGGTTCGACCCAATCAATGATCGCGGGGCAAAGTACTTTCCCGCGGATAGGTGGACGGAGCGAGGTGCACCTCGACGCAACGACGGTAAGCAGAACCTGGGCGTGCCGAGGGGCGCCTCCGTGAGGAAGGGCAGCACGACGGCCGGGTTCCGGGCGGCCTGTGCTGCTCACGTCTCAAGTCGTGACACGCTCCGGGAGCCGGAGGCGGAATCGGCCGCCGATTCGGACATGCCGGACGCGATGCCTGGATTCCCTGGCGGGCGCGGGGTCGGGCCACGGCGTGACCGTAGCCGACGCCGGCAGGAGGACGTCGGGGAGCTAGCGGGCCACATTCGATCGGGGATAACCTCACGAACGAGGAGGCCCGAGCGGATCGTTCGAAAGGTCCAGCCGGAGACCCACCTGAGTTTGGTCGGAGGATCGCCACAAGCTCTCGGCGAGCAAGACCTCCTCCCACGCCGCTCCCGTGTTGATGACGATGCGCGTCGACTCTTCGTCGTGCAGTGCGTCTTGATCGGCGTCGACCGCGAGAGGGCGTAGCTTGCCCCTGCGCGTAGGGTCGTGGAACAAGGTCGCGGGTCCGCTCGCCTGCGCGACGCTGTCCGTCCAGACGCAAGGAGCCTCATAGAGGAGACGAAGGTCAATCTCGGGCCGTCGGTACGCGCTGATGCTCACG
Above is a genomic segment from Thermoplasmata archaeon containing:
- a CDS encoding serine hydrolase domain-containing protein — encoded protein: MHPIQIELNQLVGAGLPGAFVYVEDADGRAQFYTAGYADLMSQRRMTPDSLYRIGSTTKVFTAVVALQLVDEGRVALSDALADCLPDLPIPKADSLTIEHLMRMRSGLFDFEDDPSLLGNLEAHRTPVSLRHAIHLGTKHPAIFPPGSKYSYCNTNFCILELVVERITGHPLAEEFDRRILRPLQLRHTFYPPEEDLSLPEPYIRGYERGPDGWRECSNVFFGRGDGAMLSTAPDLARFFRALLVERTLLPERQLHQMMYVVPDDPPAPEAYGLGIMAQSLACGLVWGHSGGGFGYGNLPYLRLETGRFAVFMRNGSHGYRISSDPARSQPPRFSEEFRAEVYCQDDG
- a CDS encoding MarR family winged helix-turn-helix transcriptional regulator; its protein translation is MRPKKSSRAAHVEEWGKLSVAERAAWINLLRVHRSVTDRLNSVLARNHGLTLAEWDALVHLAGAKEGIRMGDLAERILLSPSGMTRMIDRLEAKGLVERRTGKTDAREALVGVTGGGLNLLAEAAPTHNRALETHFLRVLTPAEVRRLAALLTKVADSIESAGGKEPR
- a CDS encoding DUF4386 family protein, producing the protein MSIPMVGNRRGLAIAGTLAGVALIGEFVFFGLSGFPGSGFNDPAVALPYLEKGGALLRVAVLFGASGVGLWTVFAIGLAARLQQRTPGRALASLYLTLLGNAGDGLVALTFFVGSTIFSQLASADPAAAVSAWPAFAAVTAGFQVFGNFFLGLSLLAAGSAMWSSKALSRALGALGIVTGIVTLTGVLAVATAYLVAILLAVVFRLWAGVALLRSEVPQEASVQR
- a CDS encoding MFS transporter, which encodes MAAGMAHQVVQAVYDGLSPLRIRNLRIYLTGQVVSLIGVFMQQTAQGWVVWELTRSGAALGIAAMLGLFPLLVLGPWTGVWADRLDRRRLLLATQGTAMLLAFAFALLVQAELIALWHVYALALLLGIVTAFDFPAQQAFVGDLSGMELVRRAVVTNAMIVQVSRTLGPALAGLVIAEMGVASAFWINGVTFLAVIGSLLAVAGNQVRRPSTGSSLGEFWEGVRFIRSEPRAQDLLLLTGCVAFFAMSTIFVFPVVATDVLRSGPEVLGYLVGASGAGALFGSLVATPLAQAARRTGLVLGTSAAWTGAWLTGFSLWAWFPFSLLAIFCMSVLVPVVLTSSAGLLQVLSPPEMRARILSVLLMVSFGATPIASVLTGIAVDAFGVMAALRINGVALVFAALLLLGGRRSFRGWSIERRSVPQSAPRRRWEVS
- a CDS encoding aminoglycoside phosphotransferase family protein: MTREFAEDILGPLVLGRHGSVGDVAIAVIHRAREGRVTVRYSFDSDHVVYGKLYTRGSGSHACGILRELWGDGFGEESSYRVPEPIAYLPHPEFLLTKAVPGTPLVERIDNNDVDGLTRGSREAARWLVRLHRHPIRVGKREPLWESARMTGILKRLTRSATAAPDAKEPLWRLVESLLEEAKTGLREREPVQIHARFHPEHAFNAGSVTSLIDFDESVPSDPARDLAEFLTMMRMRKFRNAGSVSSLDAPTRAFLDEYLSLLPQNGANLRIHWGGRLLVSVLHLVSECKDDPEALARAIEFGSEELDRVMSGEFLPGGYDPV
- a CDS encoding NmrA/HSCARG family protein; amino-acid sequence: MAETKTILVAGATGQQGGAVARSLVGRGHEVRGLTRKADKIKDLSAIGVEGIRGDLADGGSIQAALRGADGFFIVTTPFGEDFSVDTSREARLGAAAVDAAKAAAVPHVVLSSVASADEDTGIPHFESKAREEQYLKGSGLRYTIARPVSFMSNFTSPWMPWMASAMRTGIVALPMPPEMRQQIVAVRDIGEIVARAFERPDAAAGKTVELAGDTLTNADLASRLSRKLGRPVEYVELTDEEAMQGTGGDLIPLYAWFRTKGFHVDIDALEKAWGYRMTRFDEYLATFDLVPGAGGIPSPVAGGA